Below is a genomic region from Paludicola sp. MB14-C6.
CACAATAATTGCGTGAAAATGATTTGGCATAATAACAAATTTAGGAGAATTTACACAAGAAAATTGATGTATTGTCCTTAAAAATATTTCTTTAATCACGCGGGACGATATGGAATCGTCCCCTACAGAACCAAACAACATTTCTCTATTATGAGTGCATATCGTAATGAAATAAGCATTATTCTGCGAATAATCATAATTTACTAATCTTATCCTTTTCCGTTGCGGTAAATCCATAACAGTCACCACCAATTATTTAAACAATATAAAACTCTCTTACTTCACTCGTAAACTCTCTACTAATTGGGCGTCTGGTGTGACATAGGCTGTATAATAATCGGTGAAGATGACCATACCCGGTTTTGCTCCATTCGGTTTCTTAACGTATCTCACAAGGGTGTAGTCTACAGCTACTTGTGCTGAATTTCTACCTTGCGAATTTGTTGCAGCAATAATCGCAGCCTCTGTTATCGTACGTACAGGTACATCCATACCTTCGCCATTCGTTTCAATGATAACATGTGAACCTGCAATTTCTTGCGTGTGCAACCATAAATCACTGTTTCGTGCAACTTTCAAAGTAAGCTTGTCATTTTGTTTATTGTTTCGTCCACAAAGAATAGAGTACCCATCACTTGATCGATATGCAATTGGTGGTTGTGCCTTTAACATCCTGCTCTTTTGTTTTGTAGCACGAATATAACCTTGTTCGGCAAGCTCTTCTCTAATTTCAAGTAATTCACTTTCCCCTTTTGTTCGGGAAACTGCATCAAATACACTGTCAATATAGGTCAATTCCATTTGGGATTTTGCCATTAAATCATGCAGCATTTGCTCTGCTGTTTGTGCTTTTCTATATTCTAAATAATAGTGCTGTGCATTTTGTGCCGGTCCTTTTCTTGGATCAAGCTTAATTGTAACGCTTGGGCAAGCCTCTTCGTAAAAATTCTCTAGTGTCACTTCATGCATACCCTTTTCAATTCGATAGATATTTGCATTGATTAAATCGCCATATGCTTTTAATGTGTCACGGTTGGCACATTCTAAAAGTTCAGCTTGCTGTAAAGCCAACTTTTTCGTAATACGTTCACTTGTGTTCATCAATAGCTTTAAAAGGTCATTTGAGCGCTGCTTCATACGTTGTTGCTGATCTCGATCTGCATAGAAGCTATCTAACAACGCACTTGTTGTTTCATATACCGTTTTCTTTGGTTTACTGCCGTACTGATTAATATCATAAAGAGTAAAATCATTGAGTTTTAACGAATCCTCAATGCAGACAGTTAATTGTAAATTCCCTATTTGCAGATTTTGTTTTAGTTCATTTAGCGTGTCTATAATACGTTGCTTATAGTAATCAGACAATCTGTCTTTTTCGATATCCTGCCCTTTTAAAGCTAAATAGCTTAACTCTCTTGCTAATAACGGAGAGATACCCTCTAGCGTTTGCATAATGGATTTTGCGACATCAATAGAAGGAGTTTTATAAAAACGCTGTATCACTTCATCCATTGATGCTGTAAATAAGTTTAGCTTGTCTTGCGCTGGGGGAGCTTGATAGCTCATTCCCGGCAACACCATACGAACACTCGAAACCTCATTTGTTATACGTTTAATAGAATCAATTATTTTATTGTCTTGGTTGATTAAAATAATATTAGAGTGCCTACCCATAATTTCAATGACAACTGTATTCGTGGTTAAATCGCCCAATTCATTGACTGCTTCAAAATCAAGACATAAAACACGGTCAAGCCCACTTTGTCTTACTGCTATTAATCTACCTGTATTTAAATGCTTTCTTAACAGCATACAAAACATAGGTGGGGATTGCGGATTTTCTAACGCAATATTTGTAAAATGAATTCTAGGGGAATTTGCATTTGCAGAAAGTAATAGCTTCTTACTTCCTGCACCTGTTTCGTTTTTATAGCGAAGAGAAATGATGATTTCTTCCTTAGACGGTTGAGATATCTTTTCCACTCGGGCATTTAACACATTCGTTTCTATTTCTTTTGCAATTACACTTAAAAATACGCCGTCTAATGCCATAATGTTCACCATCCTTCTTATTTAATTTACCTATTTTTCTCGAATAATACTATTGTACACGAAAAACAATGGTATTGCAATGAGAATGATGATGACGCTTCGGATGGAAACACATTAGGGTAATGCAAGCAAAAACAAAACCTCAAGCCATAGCCTGAGGTTTTGAGTATATTATGAACAGGATATATTCTAATTTAGCCAAAGTTTAATTGTTTGGCGGTCTCACTCCCATCAATTTATTCGATTAGCAAATACCTTTTACGTTTACTTACAATCATAGCATCCACCCTTTCTTTCGCAATTGATTTTTCTAACTCAACTGCCCATCGGGTATCACCTTTTTCTGATAGAAATGATTCAATTTTATGTTGCTATTGCATTGGACTCACCTTTCTAATATAATCCGGAAAAAGTCTAACTATTTCATTGGACTCACCTTACTATATCAAATTTCGAGTTGCCAAGTTTAAGCCATTGGATTCACCTTTTTCTTTTGATATTCCAATACTTAACTGCAATTATTTCATTGGACTCACCTTTTCTTTTTATTAGGGAAAACGAATCGCCCTTCATTACTCAATTCAAAACAATAACGAGAACTTTCACTATAACGAAATGTTTTAATACGTACCGCTCCATCTAATATAATAGAAACTCTATATGATGGACACTTGATACCTCTTTGTTAGGAAGAACTCATAGTTGCATTCGTTTGAATTGATGGTTCCGATGAAATGTCTTCGCTGTACATCGGTAACACCTCCTAAAAGATATTTGGTTATCTTCTATGTCTATAATATAGCACATGCAATATGCATTGTCAATAGTTTTTATAATTTTGTTTGAATAATTATAGACATTTTGTCTAATATAGTCGGAGTGATTGACATTTAACCAAATTGCTTGTAAAATCATTATATACCCAATTTGGGTGCTCAACCGGTGATAGCTGCTTGATATTGAAAATGGATATCTAATATGGCTATATGCTTTGATTGAGCTTATGAAAGGAGAAATTTGAAATGGCTGATGAAATGGATTTCAACCCAGATATTTATACACTAATTGACGAAGAAGGCGTAGAACAAACTTTTGAGCTTTTAGACATAATGGAACTAAACGATGAACGTTATTTTGCGTTAATTCCTTATTATGAAAATCCTGAAGAAACTGTTGACGATGACGGCGATTTAATTATTTTAAAATCTCAATTAGATGATAATGGTGAAGAAATGATGGTTTCTATTGATGATGAAGATGAATACCAAAAAGTTGGTAACATTTTCTTAGAGAAACTTTCAAAAATGTTCGAAGAAGAGCTATTCGAAGACGAACAAGAATAACTTTATTTACCAATGTACTTTTTACACATTATGCGTTATAATAATGTTGTAAGATACATTTTCTAATTTTCCGAATCTTCTGCCTTGCCTAGTTAGTATAGTTGTTATAAATCCAACACTTATAATCTAGGGAGCCGGTACTCTCTTGACTGGAATGCAGACCTCCCGCTTTAAGCGGACGTTGGGAGCACAATGTTCTTGAGGAGGCTACCCGCCTGCTTTACTGCGGGTTTTTATTATGCTATACGACTTCAAGGTGGATGTATTTAAAAACACGGCTTAAACCTTCGGGTTTGAGCCTTTTGTTTTATCTATTTCATTATATTCATTGGCGGATTGTCTCAATTACTAAAATGAAATGTTTTTAAGAAATTATTCTACGAATATTTATTTTAGTCTTTGTCATACTAGTAAGGGAAGTAATGCTACTTCCCTTTTAATATTTTTATTTTAAATGGTATGATGAATGAAACAAATAATAATTAAAACGAAATACTATCTTGTTGGATTTATAGCAGGACTGTTAAATGGTTTTTTCGGCGCAGGTGGTGGATTGCTTGTAGTTCCTATGCTGCAAGCTTTAGAAGTTGAGCCAAGAAAAGCTCACGCTACATCCATTGCAATTATTTTGCCATTAAGCATCCTCAGTACTGTCATTTATTTTATGAAAGGAATACGATTCGATCCAGCGAGCTTTTTAACCATTACATCTGCTGGTATTGTAGGAGCAATTGCAGGTTCTTTTTTACTAATGAGATTAAAAAACAGATGGCTAAGAAAGATATTTGCAATTATTATGATTGTTTCCGCTATTCGGATTTTAATGAAATGATGGAATATGTTATATTAATAATGGTTGGAATTCTATCCGGAATTTGTGCTGCATTAGGTATCGGTGGCGGCTTTGTCCTTTTAATTTATTTAACCGCTGTTTTATCAACAAACCAACTAGAAGCACAACTTATGAATCTTGTCTTTTTTATTCCCATTGCTATTATTTCTCTTATTATTCATATTAGACATAAGCTTGTTGTTAAGAAAATTGCTTTCAAAGCGATTATAACAGGTAGTATCGGTGCCGTTTTGGGAGTATTTGTTGCAACTGTTTTAGATGCCAAACTATTATCTAAGCTTTTTGCATTTTTCATCTTAATAATTGGCATTCATCAATTGTTTGAAAAAGAAAGGAAAATTGATGATGAGATAAAAGAAATCAGTTTTCGTATGTTACAATGATTTTTATATACAAAAAAACCACGACGAAATGTCGTGGTTTTCATATTTTATTATATTAATTACCGAGTTAAATTTCTAAACAAATACACAGAACTGCTTTTTATGTAATGATTAGCACAAGCTATCAATTGTAACTTCATCCAACATTTTTTGCACTTCGCTTGTAATCTTACAAAAAACCTTTTGCACCTTACAATCATATTCTTTTGGACGTGTACAAGGAGACTCGGGATTTAAGCAACGGCTAAATCGATATTCACCCTCTACAGCCTCTAAAACAGATTTCAGCGTAATTTGCTTTGGATCTTGGTTCAATTCGTAACCGCCCTGCGTTCCTTTAAAAGACTTTACAATACCACTTGAAACTAAATTTCTTAATATTTTTAATGCAAATCTCAAAGATACGCCTGTAGCTTCAGAAATCGTATTCGCATCTGCTCTTTGTTTCGCATCAGCTAAATATACTACAATTCTTACTGCATAATCTGCTTCTAATGTAATATGCATATGATCCTCCTAGTGAAAATTTAAAACTATACTATATTTATATAGTTTAATCCTTTTTTTCATAAAAGTCAAATTTAATCTAAGAAATCTTTTAACTTTTTACTACGGCTAGGATGACGGAGCTTTCTTAATGCTTTTGCTTCAATCTGGCGAATACGTTCACGTGTTACATTAAACTCTTTACCAACCTCTTCTAAGGTGCGAGAACGGCCATCTTCTAAGCCAAAACGTAAACGTAATACTTTTTCCTCTCGATCGGTTAAAGTGGATAAAACGCCGCTTAATTGCTCTTTTAAAAGAATATGAGAAGCTGCATCATCCGGAGCTAATGCATCATCATCCGGAATAAAATCACCTAAGTGGCTATCCTCTTCTTCACCGATAGGAGTTTCAAGAGAAACTGGCTCTTGAGCAACACGAATAATTTCACGCACTTTATCAACAGGCATATCCAATTCTTTTGCAATTTCCTCTGCACTTGGATCATGTCCGTTTTTATGAAGCAATTGGCTGCTCACTTTTTTTACTTTATTGATTGTTTCAACCATATGAACAGGAATACGAATTGTTCTTGCTTGGTCGGCAATAGCACGAGTAATTGCTTGACGAATCCACCAAGTAGCATATGTGGAAAATTTAAAGCCTTTTGTATAATCAAATTTTTCTACTGCTTTAATTAAGCCTAAGTTACCCTCTTGGATTAAGTCTAAGAATTGCATACCACGACCAACATAACGTTTTGCAATACTTACTACCAATCTTAAATTGGCCTCAGAAAGTCTTTTGCGAGCACGAATGTCGCCTTCTGCCATTCTGGTTGCAAGATCGATTTCTTCATCGGAGCTAAGCAATGGAACACGTCCAATTTCCTTTAGATACACTTTTACTGGGTCATCAATATTGACGCCTTCTGCTTGTAACTCAACTTCAACAATCGCAGGATCAGTTGTATCTATCTCTATATCCAAATCAGGAGTAAAATCTTCGATTACTTCGATATTCATTGCTTCTAAAGACTCATACAACTTGTCCATTTGTTCCATGTCAAAATCGAGTTCTTCCAATGTATCGGTAATTTCTTGTGTTGTAAGCTTTCCTTGCGCCTTACCACGCTCCAAAAGCTCCATAACCGTCATTTTTTTGCCATTTTCAGCCATAATCATTCTCCATTTCAAAATTTAAGTGTCACTATCATCTATTGTATCAATACTAATTTACCTTTAAATCTTCTTTTTGCATTTAAAAAAGCGCATTAATGAAAGCTTTTTTTAAATAATTATCATTGTTTAAATGCAAATAAGTATACATTACTTTTTCTTGTTTAATAGTTGCTTTCGATATTGCTCTAAATCATCAATATCACTTGTCAGTATCTCATCTTTTTTTAATGTTTGTGTCGCAATTAACAAGGCGTCAATGTACGACATTAGTGTATCCAAATTATTAGAAATATTACTATTTCTTGCTAATATCCCCGATATTCCCGCCATTTCTTCTGGAGAAAATGCATAGTTTAACGAAGATACCACCAATTCATTTTGCTTTTCATACGTTTCAATCATCGCTTCATAAATTCTCTTGTTAAACGTCGTTGCAAAATCCTCTGGGGATAACTTCTCTTTTGTATTTTTAATACAATCGGGATGTCTAAACAAGAAAGCAATTATTCCTTCTTCTGCAAGTGCAGCTTTCAAATTATCTTTCTTTTCAGGGTTAACTTTATCTTTGATCATGAACTTATTTTGCTCAATTTCCCGCCATTCTTTTTTCTCTTGTGCTTTGTATTTTTTAATACGCAATTTTTCTGCCTGTTCTACAACGGATTGTGGCATTGCACCGGTTTCATTTGCTACAAACCCTGCATATACTTCACGGGAAAGCTTACTTTCAATATCCGATAAAATGTTAATTGCTTTAGACAAATACTCCGCTTTACCAGCTGGAGTCGCCATATCAAATTGTTCCCGTAATTTCGCTAATTCATACTCAATTACATCAACCGCACCGTTAATTTGCAGCTCAAATCGCTTTGCTCCGAATTTTTTTATGTATTCATCAGGATCTTTTGCACCTTCCATCTTCAATGCTCTTGTAGTAATTCCAACTTGAGAAAGAAGATTGATTGCTCTATGAATTGCTTTTTGACCTGCTTCATCGGAGTCATATGCTACTACTACTTGACTTGCATATTTACTGATAAGCCTTGCTTGCTCTTCCGTTAACGCCGTTCCCAATGTTGCAACAACATTATGAAAGCCTGCCGCATGGATTGCAATAACATCCATATAGCCTTCTGCTAAAATTAAAGTGTCCTTAATTTCATGCTTTGCGAAATTTAAAGAAAATAGATTTCTGCTTTTTTTAAATACTAAAGTATCGGGGGAGTTTAAGTATTTGGGCTTACTATCGTCTAATACACGACCGCCAAATCCAATGACATTTCCACGCAAGTCAATAATCGGAAACATAACCCGATTACGAAACATATCAAAGCATCTTCCACTTTTCGCTTTGGAGCACACCGCTGCTGCAACTAATTCTTCTTCCTTATAGCCTTTGCTCTTTAAATAATCGGTCAATGAAGTCCATGAATCAGGAGCATAGCCTAACCCGTAAGTCGTAATTGTTTTATCTGATAATTCACGATTTTTAAAATAAGCATATCCCTTAGCACCTAATGGTTGTTTTAAGCACATATGAAAAAACTTTGCAGCTTCTCGGTTTATTTTAAGAATCGCCTGCTTTAGCTGCATTTGCGTATCATCGCTTTTTTCATCGGGTACATTTAAACCTACTCGTTTTGCTAAAAAATGAATTGCTTCTACATAATCTAAGTTTTCAGCCTGCATAATAAAGTTGATAACATCGCCACCGGCTCCACAGCCAAAACAAAAAAAAGATTGTGTATCTTGGTAAACTACCATAGAAGGTGTTTTTTCTGAATGAAACGGACACAATGCCTTTATGTTACGTCCCGCTCTTTTGACATTTACATAAGAAGAAATCACTTCTTCAATATCACAAGTTTGAACTAATTGGTCGATAAAGCTTTGTGGAATCATTTCACTCACCTCCTAGATTTCTTATTAACTCAATATGCAACGTCAATGCTCGGCACTTATCTACTCCAGAATTTTGGTATATACATCTCTTTATATAGCTCCACTGCAAATTGATCAGTCATTCCAGCAACATAATCACAAACAGCCTGTTTCATACCGAATTTTTCGATAATAGTATGATAAAAATCAGGTAACTCATTCACATGATGCAAATAATATTCATAAAGCACTTTTACAATATCTTGCGCTTTTTTATCTTCAGACTTAGCCTCAGAATTACTATAAACGTTTTCAAACATAAATGCTTTTAAGCCGTTATGTGCTTTTAATACTTCATCAGCCATTTGAATATCATCTTTGCTGTATTCAACAATGGATTGAATCATAGTAGTGATTCGCTCGCTTTTTGTGCGGCCTAATATATAAATACTATCATATGGTAAATCGGATTCTCGAAGCACTCCTGCACGAATTGCATCTTCAATATCATGATTGATATACGCAATTTTATCGGATATGCGAACCACTCGTCCTTCTAGCGTAGTTGCATCTACTAGATTATCGGAATGACAAGCAATACCATTCTTCACTTCATAAGTTAAGTTTAGCCCTTTTCCGTAGTTTTCAATATGGTCAACTACTCGAACACTTTGTATATTATGAAGAAATCCACCATCATGAAGTTCGTTCAATACATATTCACCGGCATGTCCAAAAGGCGTATGACCTAAATCATGGCCAAGTGCAATTGCCTCAGTTAAATCTTCATTTAAGCGAAGGCAACGTGAAATCGTTCTTGCAATTTGGGATACTTCCAACGTATGAGTCAAACGAGTACGATAATGATCGCCCTGTGGAGATAAAAACACTTGAGTTTTATGTTTTAATCTTCGAAACGAATTACAATGCAGTATTTTATCACGATCACGTTGATACTCTGTTCTAAAATCACATTTTTCGGTTTCAATAATTCTTCCTTTAGATTTAGAAGAAAGGGATGCATATGGTGAAAGTATGTTGACTTCAAGCCGTTCCAAATCTTCCCGTATCATAAGATTATTCATCCACCTTTCTTATAAATAAAACTATTTTTATGAATGCGACATATTATATATACAAGATTAGTAGAAATATACCTTTAAATTCTTTCATTTATTTCGACATATTTTTCTGGAAGGTTAATTTACAGTATTTTTCTACTCTTTTTAAGCCATATCGGCAAAAACTTGCCCTGTTATATATGGAGTCACTTGCCCGTTGGAAAGGTCCGTAATCTCTTTTAGAAATGCATCTGTTTTCTCTTGCTCAATTAACAATTCCAGCTGTACTGCTGCTGTAAAATCACAACGCTGAACCTTAATATTATAATTTGGTATGATATAGTTGATTTTTCCGTATAAAGTATATTCACATTCTAATGTGATTACATTACACTCTGTCATATACATAATCTTTGCGGCTCTAACTGCAATAGAGGCGCCGTGAGAATATGCCCGTACCAGCCCCCCTGCTCCAAGCATAGTTCCTCCAAAATAGCGAGTTACTACAACGCAAACATCGACTAACCCTTCTTTTTGTAATACGTCTAAAACAGGGATTCCGGCAGTTCCTTGTGGTTCTCCGTTATCGGAATATCGTTTAATTTGCCCTTCTCTTAAAATATATGCATATACATTATGGGTGGCATCAAAATGATTTTTAGAAATTTTAGCTATAAAATCAGTAGCCTCTTTTTCCGTTGTAACAGGCATAATATAGCCAATAAACCGAGATTTTTTTTCGATAAACTCATCCGTTGCGTAAGCTTGAATCGTTTTGTAACCCATAATATACCTCCTCAAAATGCAATTGTACTTTCATAATTGTAAAACCAACTTCGACAAACGAAAGCGATGCAGAAATACTGCATCGCTTTATTGTTTTATCTTGCGATATAAAAAAACTACATGCCAAAACGTTTTTTGAATCGATCCACACGGCCACCAGCATTGCTTAGTTTTTGTTGACCAGTATAAAATGGATGACATTTAGAACAAATTTCAACTTTTATATCTTCTCTTGTTGATGCTGTTTCGATAACTTCACCACAAGCACATTTAATTGTAGTTTTTTGATATTTTGGATGAATACCTGATTTCATTAAATTCACCTCTTTCAAATCGTAGTCTTACAATATAGTATTTTAACATAAGAAATACTGAATTGCAAGTTTTTTTTTTGGATACTTAATTTTAATATGGAAATTCGTTAAATCTTTCAACAAAAAGCTTGCTTTGCTGTTGAAAATTAAAAACCTAAAATTTTTGTATAATCCTTTTGAACCTCGGCTAAAACCGATTTTGCTTGTTCTTTTGTTTTGCCTGTTGCAGTGTAGTATGCTTTGATTTTTGGTTCTGTACCGGAAGGACGAAGCACAACACTTGCACCATTGCAAAGCTCATAGCTTAACACATTTGACTTTGGTAAGTCAATCGTTGTTTTATTCGAAGTTTTCATATCTGTCATTTCACTTGATTGATAATCAGCAATCTTTATTACTTCAAATCCCCCAATGGTAACAGGAGGTTGTTCACGAAGTCCACTCATGATTTCATTCATGCGTTGCATACCCGTTTCACCCTCGCAAGTAAAGCTTTGTTGCTCATGAATATAAACACCGTATGTTTCATAAATGCGATTGAGTGCATCTAGAATGGATATTCCATTCAGCTTATAATATCCAGCCATTTCACAAATAAGCATAGATGCTACAACGCCGTCTTTATCACGAACATAAGTTCCTGCAAGATAGCCATAGCTTTCTTCGAATCCGAAAATATAGCGGTCTTGCTCATTCTTTTGCTCTAAAACATAAATTTGTTCACCAATAAACTTAAATCCTGTTAAAACATCAATAATTTCTACGCCATAATTTTGTGCAATTTTCTTTGCAAGTTCCGTAGTAACAATTGTTTTAACCGCAACCGGGTTCTTTGGCATAGAGCCATTTTTTGTGCGCTGTTCACAGATGTATTCTAACAATAATGATCCAACTTCGTTACCCGTTAC
It encodes:
- a CDS encoding sulfite exporter TauE/SafE family protein is translated as MAKKDICNYYDCFRYSDFNEMMEYVILIMVGILSGICAALGIGGGFVLLIYLTAVLSTNQLEAQLMNLVFFIPIAIISLIIHIRHKLVVKKIAFKAIITGSIGAVLGVFVATVLDAKLLSKLFAFFILIIGIHQLFEKERKIDDEIKEISFRMLQ
- a CDS encoding deoxyguanosinetriphosphate triphosphohydrolase; translation: MIREDLERLEVNILSPYASLSSKSKGRIIETEKCDFRTEYQRDRDKILHCNSFRRLKHKTQVFLSPQGDHYRTRLTHTLEVSQIARTISRCLRLNEDLTEAIALGHDLGHTPFGHAGEYVLNELHDGGFLHNIQSVRVVDHIENYGKGLNLTYEVKNGIACHSDNLVDATTLEGRVVRISDKIAYINHDIEDAIRAGVLRESDLPYDSIYILGRTKSERITTMIQSIVEYSKDDIQMADEVLKAHNGLKAFMFENVYSNSEAKSEDKKAQDIVKVLYEYYLHHVNELPDFYHTIIEKFGMKQAVCDYVAGMTDQFAVELYKEMYIPKFWSR
- a CDS encoding Rqc2 family fibronectin-binding protein encodes the protein MALDGVFLSVIAKEIETNVLNARVEKISQPSKEEIIISLRYKNETGAGSKKLLLSANANSPRIHFTNIALENPQSPPMFCMLLRKHLNTGRLIAVRQSGLDRVLCLDFEAVNELGDLTTNTVVIEIMGRHSNIILINQDNKIIDSIKRITNEVSSVRMVLPGMSYQAPPAQDKLNLFTASMDEVIQRFYKTPSIDVAKSIMQTLEGISPLLARELSYLALKGQDIEKDRLSDYYKQRIIDTLNELKQNLQIGNLQLTVCIEDSLKLNDFTLYDINQYGSKPKKTVYETTSALLDSFYADRDQQQRMKQRSNDLLKLLMNTSERITKKLALQQAELLECANRDTLKAYGDLINANIYRIEKGMHEVTLENFYEEACPSVTIKLDPRKGPAQNAQHYYLEYRKAQTAEQMLHDLMAKSQMELTYIDSVFDAVSRTKGESELLEIREELAEQGYIRATKQKSRMLKAQPPIAYRSSDGYSILCGRNNKQNDKLTLKVARNSDLWLHTQEIAGSHVIIETNGEGMDVPVRTITEAAIIAATNSQGRNSAQVAVDYTLVRYVKKPNGAKPGMVIFTDYYTAYVTPDAQLVESLRVK
- the dnaG gene encoding DNA primase, whose product is MIPQSFIDQLVQTCDIEEVISSYVNVKRAGRNIKALCPFHSEKTPSMVVYQDTQSFFCFGCGAGGDVINFIMQAENLDYVEAIHFLAKRVGLNVPDEKSDDTQMQLKQAILKINREAAKFFHMCLKQPLGAKGYAYFKNRELSDKTITTYGLGYAPDSWTSLTDYLKSKGYKEEELVAAAVCSKAKSGRCFDMFRNRVMFPIIDLRGNVIGFGGRVLDDSKPKYLNSPDTLVFKKSRNLFSLNFAKHEIKDTLILAEGYMDVIAIHAAGFHNVVATLGTALTEEQARLISKYASQVVVAYDSDEAGQKAIHRAINLLSQVGITTRALKMEGAKDPDEYIKKFGAKRFELQINGAVDVIEYELAKLREQFDMATPAGKAEYLSKAINILSDIESKLSREVYAGFVANETGAMPQSVVEQAEKLRIKKYKAQEKKEWREIEQNKFMIKDKVNPEKKDNLKAALAEEGIIAFLFRHPDCIKNTKEKLSPEDFATTFNKRIYEAMIETYEKQNELVVSSLNYAFSPEEMAGISGILARNSNISNNLDTLMSYIDALLIATQTLKKDEILTSDIDDLEQYRKQLLNKKK
- a CDS encoding DUF1292 domain-containing protein gives rise to the protein MADEMDFNPDIYTLIDEEGVEQTFELLDIMELNDERYFALIPYYENPEETVDDDGDLIILKSQLDDNGEEMMVSIDDEDEYQKVGNIFLEKLSKMFEEELFEDEQE
- a CDS encoding YigZ family protein, which produces MGYKTIQAYATDEFIEKKSRFIGYIMPVTTEKEATDFIAKISKNHFDATHNVYAYILREGQIKRYSDNGEPQGTAGIPVLDVLQKEGLVDVCVVVTRYFGGTMLGAGGLVRAYSHGASIAVRAAKIMYMTECNVITLECEYTLYGKINYIIPNYNIKVQRCDFTAAVQLELLIEQEKTDAFLKEITDLSNGQVTPYITGQVFADMA
- the rpoD gene encoding RNA polymerase sigma factor RpoD, coding for MAENGKKMTVMELLERGKAQGKLTTQEITDTLEELDFDMEQMDKLYESLEAMNIEVIEDFTPDLDIEIDTTDPAIVEVELQAEGVNIDDPVKVYLKEIGRVPLLSSDEEIDLATRMAEGDIRARKRLSEANLRLVVSIAKRYVGRGMQFLDLIQEGNLGLIKAVEKFDYTKGFKFSTYATWWIRQAITRAIADQARTIRIPVHMVETINKVKKVSSQLLHKNGHDPSAEEIAKELDMPVDKVREIIRVAQEPVSLETPIGEEEDSHLGDFIPDDDALAPDDAASHILLKEQLSGVLSTLTDREEKVLRLRFGLEDGRSRTLEEVGKEFNVTRERIRQIEAKALRKLRHPSRSKKLKDFLD
- the rpmE gene encoding 50S ribosomal protein L31, producing the protein MKSGIHPKYQKTTIKCACGEVIETASTREDIKVEICSKCHPFYTGQQKLSNAGGRVDRFKKRFGM
- a CDS encoding RrF2 family transcriptional regulator, with amino-acid sequence MHITLEADYAVRIVVYLADAKQRADANTISEATGVSLRFALKILRNLVSSGIVKSFKGTQGGYELNQDPKQITLKSVLEAVEGEYRFSRCLNPESPCTRPKEYDCKVQKVFCKITSEVQKMLDEVTIDSLC
- a CDS encoding sulfite exporter TauE/SafE family protein, yielding MKQIIIKTKYYLVGFIAGLLNGFFGAGGGLLVVPMLQALEVEPRKAHATSIAIILPLSILSTVIYFMKGIRFDPASFLTITSAGIVGAIAGSFLLMRLKNRWLRKIFAIIMIVSAIRILMK